A stretch of Pomacea canaliculata isolate SZHN2017 linkage group LG6, ASM307304v1, whole genome shotgun sequence DNA encodes these proteins:
- the LOC112565548 gene encoding uracil phosphoribosyltransferase homolog codes for MEPDVIPVTAFFEEEPYRTSLKVLRITDNVRDLQTNLRDKSTSRSDFIFYADRLIRLVVEEGLNQLPYKECVITTPTGHAYLGLRYEKGNCGVSIMRSGEAMEQGLRDCCRSIRLGKILIHSDEDTHEAKRVYAKVPVDIYKRKVLLMYPIMNTGNTVVKAVSVLQEHNAKEQNIILLNLFCTPQAVKQILTKFPGLTIVTTEVHPVTPNHFGQKYFGTD; via the exons ATGGAGCCTGATGTTATTCCCGTAACAGCATTTTTTGAAGAAGAACCTTATAGGACATCGTTGAAAGTTTTGCGGATCACCGACAATGTTCGGGACTTACAGACAAATTTAAGAGACAA GTCAACATCAAGAAGTGACTTCATATTTTATGCTGACAGATTG ATACGTTTGGTAGTTGAGGAGGGCCTGAACCAGTTGCCTTACAAGGAATGTGTTATCACAACACCAACAG GTCATGCATACCTGGGGTTGCGATATGAGAAAGGGAACTGTGGAGTCAGCATCATGAGAAGTG GTGAAGCTATGGAGCAAGGTCTTCGGGACTGTTGCAGATCCATACGACTTGGCAAAATTCTGATTCATAGTGATGAGGATACTCATGAAGCAAAACGTGTCTATGCCAAGGTTCCAGTGGACATTTACAAGAGAAAAGTTTTATTGATGTATCCAATTATGA ATACTGGCAATACAGTTGTAAAAGCAGTGAGTGTGCTTCAGGAACATAATgctaaagaacaaaatataattttgctgAATCTCTTCTGCACACCTCAAg CTGTAAAACAAATTCTCACAAAGTTTCCTGGCTTAACAATCGTGACGACTGAGGTGCATCCTGTGACACCCAACCACTTTGGACAGAAGTATTTTGGCACAGACTAG